GCATTAGGACATTGTCGCTTTATATGCCCTGTTTCTCCACAGCGGAAACAAAATCCAGAAATAGCTATGGATCTGGGCTTTGCAGATTCTCCCTTAGGTCTCATTGTAGGTGCTTTTGCAGGGGTATCCTTCCCTTCCGCTAAAACTACCACAATCTTCTGCAACTCTGCAACGGATCTGGTAACTTGGGTTATTGCTTCTGTTAGTGTAGACACTTGTGCTTGTAGCTGTGACACTTCAGTACTCACAACATTTGGGACCATGCCTCCTGTTTGGGTGGTATGTACTGTAGCAAGCTCCGGCTTACTTCTGCTTGCAGCTTGAGTTGACGTCTGAGATTTGGCTTCCAGCAGTGCTTCCTCTTCCCTCACTTCTTTGACCAACTGTGAATAGGTGAGAGTTTCTCTTCTGCCTCTCATCCTCAGTTTCCACATAATGGGATCCAGAGCTTGAGCTCCTTGCAAAATCTGACCAATCCGCACCTGATCTGCTACTTTTGGGTCCACTCCCTTCTTTAGGATGATCTGGTGGAGTATTTTGTCTAAGCGATTAATATAATCAGATAGCTTTTCACCAACCTCTTGGTATGTATGCTCAAACTGGTACAAAAGGTCAGAAGCCTTCTCTGTTCTCCCGAACACATCATGCAGCACTTCTAAATAGTCTTTAGCTGTACAATCATACTTGCTCATCTTTAAGTTGCGTATGGTGTCAGCAGCTAATCCTTTTAAACTTTCagcaattctttgttttttttggggttctggAATGTCCCATTCTTCTATGGCCTGTGAAGCCTGATCCATCCAGGATTCAAAGTCTTCCTCTCCCGGAGGGGTGGGTTGCTTGCCGGAAAAGAAACGTAACTTGCGGTACCCAAATCCAGTAAATGGCTGTGTAGGCTTCAGGCATTTTTCTACAAGACTCCCCAAAGCATTCAGAACTTCTGATCCTATGGCATTACTGGGTAGTGAAAATTCAACCTCTGTTGTAGAAGGCGGTACTGTTTCCACAGGTATTCCTTCTACTAGTGAAGTAGTGCCCCTTTTAGGGAATATCACATGGACTACATTCTCTCCTGGACCTGACACACTCGGAGGTATTTGTTCATGCACCAAGGGATTTCTCCATTCTAATAAAGCTAGAGTCTTGTGTTCAGCAGTATCCATGATGCTGTCTAATATGAATCCACGGCCAACCACTGGTAAGGACTCAGCTACTTGACGTATTTGTATTTCAGTCCATTCAGTGTCTGGCAACATGAAAACTAAGCAGTGTTCTGGCTGAGCATTGTGCTGTTTACACCACTTTGCAGCGGTTTCTGGGTTCATTTTGCCTTCCATATCACTTTAACACTTGGTCTAGGGAAATAGGGGCGGAGTTCTGGGCGGAGCAAggatcccggacgagcccccaaatgtagcgcacccgtaggtgtagcTGTGTTAGATGGGTCCTGCTCTCGACCACCTCTGGTGACACCCACAACCCCCAGTGATACCCATAAACCAGCAGTGTAATAGCAAGCACTTTTATCAGATCCGAAGACCCAGTAATAAGGATAAATTGAACAATCTCTCTTTTAGTAATATGTTTCAACAAATAAGTCAAAGCATCTGAACACACAGTTATACCACTAATGCAATATCAAACGTTAGAAAATGACAATGAATAATAAACAGACTGATCTAATCAACTCAGATAATGTTTAAGTCAAATTCCCTGAACACTGGCCAGTGTTAATAATAGCAGTAAGGCCGGCAGTTGGAGCTCATATATAAACCAGTATTTGTAATCCACAAGTCACATAAACAGTAGTTGTGATCCACCAGGCTGTAGTGGGAGGCTTCACTCAGGAGAGCACATGCAGAAAATGACACAAGCTGAATTATTGGTGATATATGAATAATCCTCTCCAAATAGGCGTTTACCCTTCAGAATGGATTGCAGGCAGGCAGATATAAAAGTCCTGTCTCTAGTCCTAACTGTTATTGGGTTGTATAAAGCCCTGCAATGCCTGATTAAGTGAGAGTCAAAATCAACAGGTAGCACTCACTGAAAACTGCTTAC
Above is a genomic segment from Xenopus laevis strain J_2021 chromosome 3L, Xenopus_laevis_v10.1, whole genome shotgun sequence containing:
- the LOC121401239 gene encoding paraneoplastic antigen Ma1 homolog, with the protein product MNPETAAKWCKQHNAQPEHCLVFMLPDTEWTEIQIRQVAESLPVVGRGFILDSIMDTAEHKTLALLEWRNPLVHEQIPPSVSGPGENVVHVIFPKRGTTSLVEGIPVETVPPSTTEVEFSLPSNAIGSEVLNALGSLVEKCLKPTQPFTGFGYRKLRFFSGKQPTPPGEEDFESWMDQASQAIEEWDIPEPQKKQRIAESLKGLAADTIRNLKMSKYDCTAKDYLEVLHDVFGRTEKASDLLYQFEHTYQEVGEKLSDYINRLDKILHQIILKKGVDPKVADQVRIGQILQGAQALDPIMWKLRMRGRRETLTYSQLVKEVREEEALLEAKSQTSTQAASRSKPELATVHTTQTGGMVPNVVSTEVSQLQAQVSTLTEAITQVTRSVAELQKIVVVLAEGKDTPAKAPTMRPKGESAKPRSIAISGFCFRCGETGHIKRQCPNAENLRKVNELLLASAMQENFRGPQ